From a region of the Osmia lignaria lignaria isolate PbOS001 chromosome 1, iyOsmLign1, whole genome shotgun sequence genome:
- the tmod gene encoding tropomodulin isoform X6: MATTQVFQDWDSPHDTISSMTRTSTRKTTTTTTSRRETSASTKTTTMTTAAKLYGKDLSEYDDVDVDELLAQLTPEEINMLAKEVDPDDSFMPPSQRCSYECDKSPTGPLNRKKLIEHINKQALETPDIPELKPYVPGVIRGKKWVPPPQETVKEKEAEEQIAIDLGEEYEQALSNATQEEIIDLAAILGFHSMMNQDQYHASLLNSGQPVGLGWDGITKASQPKPYPMEPPNDTDIDATIKQVREDDASLTELNWNNIKNISDEKFVQLFEGLEMNTHLESLSLTNVGLTDKTAQRLAEALEKNSTLRVLNVETNFISPSVIVRLIRALLKTKSIEEFRCSNQRSQVLGNKIEMEITQLVEENPTLLRLGLHLEFNDARHRVAAHLQRNIDRICRVARAKIESGTPAKNFAIPIGGLRDTA, from the exons ACTTCTGCATCAACCAAAACAACCACCATGACTACTGCAGCTAAGTTGTATGGCAAGGATTTGAGTGAATACGATGATGTTGATGTGGATGAATTATTGGCACAACTTACTCCAGAGGAGATTAATATGTTAGCCAAGGAAGTGGATCCTGAT GACAGCTTTATGCCACCATCACAACGTTGTAGTTACGAATGTGACAAGAGTCCAACAGGACCACTAAACCGTAAGAAACTAATTGAACACATCAATAAACAGGCTTTAGAGACACCAGACATACCAGAATTAAAGCCTTATGTACCTGGTGTTATTAGAGGCAAGAAG TGGGTTCCACCTCCTCAAGAAACAGtcaaagaaaaagaagcagaagAGCAAATTGCTATTGATCTTGGAGAAGAATATGAGCAAGCTCTGTCAAATGCTACTCAAGAAGAAATCATTGATCTTGCTG CTATTCTTGGGTTCCATTCTATGATGAATCAAGACCAGTATCATGCCTCTCTATTAAATTCTGGCCAGCCAGTTGGTCTGGGTTGGGATGGAATTACGAAAGCTAGTCAACCAAAACCTTACCCAATGGAACCACCTAATGATACCGACATCGATGCCACTATCAAACAAGTTCGAGAAGATGATGCCTCGTTGACTGAATTAAATTGGAATAACATTAAA AATATATCCGACGAAAAATTCGTTCAGTTATTCGAAGGACTAGAGATGAATACACATCTCGAATCTTTAAGTTTAACGAACGTGGGACTCACCGATAAGACTGCACAAAGGTTGGCAGAAGCCTTAGAGAAGAATTCTACTCTCAGAGTACTCAA TGTGGAAACAAACTTTATAAGCCCATCTGTGATAGTGAGGCTCATCAGGGCGTTACTTAAAACGAAATCAATAGAAGAATTTCGATGTTCGAATCAG AGGTCACAGGTGTtgggaaataaaattgaaatggaaattacGCAATTGGTAGAAGAAAACCCAACGTTGCTACGACTTGGTCTACATTTGGAGTTCAACGATGCTAGACATCGTGTGGCTGCACATCTGCAACGCAACATTGATAGGA TCTGTCGTGTGGCACGCGCTAAGATAGAGAGTGGTACACCCGCAAAAAATTTCGCTATCCCCATAGGTGGCTTAAGAGATACAGCGTAG
- the tmod gene encoding tropomodulin isoform X7 has protein sequence MTTAAKLYGKDLSEYDDVDVDELLAQLTPEEINMLAKEVDPDDSFMPPSQRCSYECDKSPTGPLNRKKLIEHINKQALETPDIPELKPYVPGVIRGKKWVPPPQETVKEKEAEEQIAIDLGEEYEQALSNATQEEIIDLAAILGFHSMMNQDQYHASLLNSGQPVGLGWDGITKASQPKPYPMEPPNDTDIDATIKQVREDDASLTELNWNNIKNISDEKFVQLFEGLEMNTHLESLSLTNVGLTDKTAQRLAEALEKNSTLRVLNVETNFISPSVIVRLIRALLKTKSIEEFRCSNQRSQVLGNKIEMEITQLVEENPTLLRLGLHLEFNDARHRVAAHLQRNIDRICRVARAKIESGTPAKNFAIPIGGLRDTA, from the exons ATGACTACTGCAGCTAAGTTGTATGGCAAGGATTTGAGTGAATACGATGATGTTGATGTGGATGAATTATTGGCACAACTTACTCCAGAGGAGATTAATATGTTAGCCAAGGAAGTGGATCCTGAT GACAGCTTTATGCCACCATCACAACGTTGTAGTTACGAATGTGACAAGAGTCCAACAGGACCACTAAACCGTAAGAAACTAATTGAACACATCAATAAACAGGCTTTAGAGACACCAGACATACCAGAATTAAAGCCTTATGTACCTGGTGTTATTAGAGGCAAGAAG TGGGTTCCACCTCCTCAAGAAACAGtcaaagaaaaagaagcagaagAGCAAATTGCTATTGATCTTGGAGAAGAATATGAGCAAGCTCTGTCAAATGCTACTCAAGAAGAAATCATTGATCTTGCTG CTATTCTTGGGTTCCATTCTATGATGAATCAAGACCAGTATCATGCCTCTCTATTAAATTCTGGCCAGCCAGTTGGTCTGGGTTGGGATGGAATTACGAAAGCTAGTCAACCAAAACCTTACCCAATGGAACCACCTAATGATACCGACATCGATGCCACTATCAAACAAGTTCGAGAAGATGATGCCTCGTTGACTGAATTAAATTGGAATAACATTAAA AATATATCCGACGAAAAATTCGTTCAGTTATTCGAAGGACTAGAGATGAATACACATCTCGAATCTTTAAGTTTAACGAACGTGGGACTCACCGATAAGACTGCACAAAGGTTGGCAGAAGCCTTAGAGAAGAATTCTACTCTCAGAGTACTCAA TGTGGAAACAAACTTTATAAGCCCATCTGTGATAGTGAGGCTCATCAGGGCGTTACTTAAAACGAAATCAATAGAAGAATTTCGATGTTCGAATCAG AGGTCACAGGTGTtgggaaataaaattgaaatggaaattacGCAATTGGTAGAAGAAAACCCAACGTTGCTACGACTTGGTCTACATTTGGAGTTCAACGATGCTAGACATCGTGTGGCTGCACATCTGCAACGCAACATTGATAGGA TCTGTCGTGTGGCACGCGCTAAGATAGAGAGTGGTACACCCGCAAAAAATTTCGCTATCCCCATAGGTGGCTTAAGAGATACAGCGTAG